A genomic segment from Castor canadensis chromosome 1, mCasCan1.hap1v2, whole genome shotgun sequence encodes:
- the LOC109687276 gene encoding olfactory receptor 52H1-like codes for MYNLSCYNPSSFILGGIPGLERFHIWIGMPFCVLYVVAVVGNSILLYLIAVEHSLHEPMFFFLSVLATTDLILSTATVPKLLSNLWLEFQEIAFSGCLTQMFFLHFSFVVDSATLLAMAFDRYVAICFPLRYNTILTPWVIVKLMVSIVVRSFSVILPAVFLLKRLPFCGTHIIPHTYCEHIGVARLASADISINIWYGFSVPLMTVISDVIFIAVSYVFILRALFQLSSQGARQKALSTCASHVCVILMFYTPAFFSILVHRFGHSVPRNVLILFANFYVVIPPALNPFVYGVKTKQIQEKFLLLLPFKKTQ; via the coding sequence ATGTACAACCTGAGCTGTTACAACCCGAGTTCCTTCATCCTGGGTGGGATTCCTGGCCTGGAAAGGTTCCACATCTGGATTGGGATGCCCTTTTGTGTCCTCTATGTTGTGGCTGTTGTGGGCAACAGTATCCTCCTCTACCTCATTGCAGTTGAGCACAGCCTCCATGAGCccatgtttttcttcctctctgtgctGGCCACCACAGATCTCATCTTGTCCACTGCCACAGTGCCCAAACTGCTCAGTAACCTCTGGCTTGAATTCCAGGAGATCGCCTTCTCTGGCTGTCTCACTCAGATGTTTTTTCTCCACTTCAGCTTTGTAGTGGACTCAGCTACCTTGCTGGCCATGGCATTtgatcgctatgtggccatctgtttCCCATTGAGGTACAACACCATCCTGACTCCATGGGTGATTGTCAAACTTATGGTGAGCATTGTTGTGAGGAGTTTCTCTGTCATCCTGCCAGCTGTTTTTCTGCTAAAGAGGTTACCATTTTGTGGAACTCACATCATCCCACACACATACTGTGAGCACATAGGCGTTGCTCGACTTGCCTCTGCTGACATCTCCATCAACATTTGGTATGGGTTTTCTGTACCTCTCATGACTGTCATCTCAGATGTCATCTTCATTGCTGTTTCCTATGTCTTTATCCTCCGTGCTCTTTTTCAGCTCTCATCCCAGGGTGCCCGTCAAAAGGCCCTGAGCACCTGTGCCTCCCATGTCTGTGTTATCCTCATGTTTTATACACCTGCCTTCTTCTCCATCCTTGTTCATCGCTTTGGGCACAGTGTCCCTCGAAATGTTCTCATCCTATTTGCCAACTTCTATGTGGTCATCCCTCCTGCTCTAAATCCTTTTGTTTATGGAGTGAAGACCAAACAGATCCAggaaaaatttcttcttcttctgcctTTCAAGAAGACACAATGA